One stretch of Chiroxiphia lanceolata isolate bChiLan1 chromosome 1, bChiLan1.pri, whole genome shotgun sequence DNA includes these proteins:
- the GPR20 gene encoding G-protein coupled receptor 20 — protein sequence MPTSSTLDSINSTQQPNTSIYLFSKFIHEDKELSTEFYNLWIVLMVVNAIIFLVGVVLNSLALYVFCFRTKTKTTSVIYTINLIVTDLLVGFSLPVRIIMFYSAGDCQHCSLIHIFGYFVNMYCSILFLTCICVDRYLAIVQVEASRKWRNPTCAKGICVFIWIFATVVTFSILTMAIKFAECCLSKILVLMVCEYFFPLIIIIFFTTRIMCALSKPSLMHQSRERRMRAVQLLITVLIIFMICFTPFHVRQVAISINPDMPQNVSILVYHVTVTLSSLNSCMDPIVYCFVTNNFQSTMKNIFRKAEPEQTNVDILGMNKSSKGSNAIIAFSNTIGSPVSLPSPSAVQI from the coding sequence ATGCCGACCTCCTCCACCCTTGACTCCATCAACTCCACCCAGCAACCCAACACCAGCATCTACTTGTTCTCCAAGTTCATCCACGAAGACAAAGAACTGTCCACAGAATTTTACAACCTGTGGATTGTCCTGATGGTAGTCAATGCCATCATTTTCCTCGTGGGTGTTGTGTTGAACAGCTTGGCACTGTACGTCTTCTGCTTCCGTACCAAGACAAAAACCACCTCTGTTATTTACACCATAAACTTGATTGTTACTGATCTCTTGGTAGGCTTTTCCTTGCCTGTCCGGATCATCATGTTCTACAGTGCAGGGGACTGCCAGCATTGCTCCTTGATTCACATCTTTGGCTACTTTGTCAACATGTACTGCAGCATCCTCTTCCTGACATGCATCTGCGTTGACCGATACCTGGCCATCGTACAGGTGGAGGCCTCACGGAAATGGAGGAACCCCACCTGTGCCAAGGGAATCTGCGTCTTCATCTGGATCTTTGCCACAGTGGTGACTTTCTCCATCCTGACCATGGCAATAAAGTTTGCTGAGTGCTGCCTCTCCAAGATTCTGGTCCTGATGGTCTGCGAGTACTTCTTCCCCCTCATCATAATCATCTTCTTCACCACGAGGATTATGTGTGCCCTGTCCAAGCCCAGCCTCATGCACCAGAGCCGGGAGAGGAGGATgagggctgtgcagctcctgaTCACTGTCCTCATCATCTTCATGATCTGCTTCACTCCTTTCCACGTGCGGCAGGTCGCAATCTCCATCAACCCAGACATGCCCCAAAATGTCAGCATCCTCGTCTACCATGTGACAGTGACCCTGAGTAGCCTCAACAGCTGCATGGACCCCATTGTCTACTGCTTTGTCACCAACAACTTCCAGTCAACCATGAAAAACATCTTCAGGAAAGCTGAGCCAGAGCAAACCAACGTGGACATCCTGGGCATGAACAAGAGCTCCAAGGGCTCCAATGCAATCATCGCCTTCTCAAACACAATAGGGAGCCCTGTGAGCTTGCCATCACCAAGTGCTGTCCAGATATAA